A window from Pongo abelii isolate AG06213 chromosome 6, NHGRI_mPonAbe1-v2.0_pri, whole genome shotgun sequence encodes these proteins:
- the LOC129060320 gene encoding large ribosomal subunit protein eL32-like → MATLRPLVKPKIVKKRTKKFIRHQSDRYVKIKRYWQKPRGTDNGVCRRFKGQILMPNIGYGSNKKTKHMLPSGFWKFLVHNVKELEVLLMCNKSYCAEIAHNVSSKNGKAIVERAAQLAIRVTNPNARLRSEENE, encoded by the coding sequence ATGGCCACCCTCAGACCCCTTGTGAAGCCCAAGATCGTCAAAAAGAGAACCAAGAAGTTCATCCGGCACCAGTCAGACCGATATGTCAAAATTAAGCGTTACTGGCAGAAACCCAGAGGCACTGACAACGGGGTTTGTAGAAGATTCAAGGGCCAGATCTTGATGCCCAACATTGGTTATGGgagcaacaaaaaaacaaagcacatgCTGCCCAGTGGCTTCTGGAAGTTCCTGGTCCACAACGTCAAGGAGCTGGAAGTGCTGCTGATGTGCAACAAATCTTACTGTGCCGAGATCGCTCACAATGTTTCCTCCAAGAACGGCAAAGCCATCGTGGAAAGAGCTGCCCAACTGGCCATCAGAGTCACCAACCCCAATGCCAGGCTGCGCAGTGAAGAAAATGAGTAG